In Methanothermobacter tenebrarum, the sequence AATGGGGGGTTCCCTGAGATATTAAATGAGTGGAGAAGATTCTCAAAGACTATAGGAAGTTATGTTGAGATTAGGAAACAGTTGGGGGAGACTGTAAGGGGGGAGGCTGTTGGCGTGAACAGCGAAGGCGCCCTCATATTAGAATTAGATAATGGGGATTTGAGGAAGATAGTCTCAGGGGAATGTATACATTTAAGAAGTTAGGCTTTTAGGGACATTCTATGGCGGCTGGTTTTCCCAGCTCCCCCATTATTTTGAATTTTTTGCCTGTGATCTTTTCTGTGACGTGTATGTTGGTGTAGGCGTGCATTGAGAATTCAACGGTTCTTATTATGGATTCTCCTGCAATTGACATGTATGGTATGATCTGATCCCCCATGTACTTATCTAGTGGCGCCCCATTTTCTAGAAATTTTATCAGTCCTTCTGCGGCTTCTTTCCCAACGGTTTCTGCTGGTTTCCCCTTTTCACCGAGTGAACTGGCCCCTATTCTGGTGTTGCCCTCGGCCCAGAGTATTATACCCGAGCCTGGTGATAGTGTGTCATTGGAATGTTCTATTCTTATATCTGCTTCTAGTCCCTTTTCTTGTAATTTTTCTTGGGCTGCCCGGGCTTGCCTCTCTGCAACGTGTAATGGGAGTTTACCGGCGTGTGATATCCCCTTTATGGAGTCTATTTTGGCTTTTGTCAATTTTATTGGTTTTAGTCTTTTTATGGGTTGTATCATCGCTTCTATGGTGCCCCCACCCTTTGGGTAGTATCCTCTCTTTAGTAGTTTTATTTTTCCCTTGTAGCCCATCTTTTCTAATAATGGGAGTGTTACATTTTTTATGTAGTCTATTGGTGGTGACCATTTGACATCGGTTCCTCCCCGTATTTTGAATGTTGTTTTGTCTTCTGCGAATGCTGCGGGTATCATGAGGGCTTGGAGTACTAGTCCTATGCTACCTGCAGTTTTAACATCGAAGTAGAAGTTTCCCCCTTTTATTCTCTGTGGTGTGAATTTGATTTCCATGGATCCTACTTCGGCCCCTTCTATCCTGGCTTTTGATAGTTTGGCTAGTGCTTTGACTGCTGTTAGGTGTTGGTATGATAGGCCCTTTTTGGGCCTGTTGGCCCTTATGTTGTATATTCTTATTGGGGTTGATGTTAGGGCTGCGAGTGCTGTGGCTATTCTTACGAGGGCGCCCCCT encodes:
- the rtcA gene encoding RNA 3'-terminal phosphate cyclase; the protein is MLEIDGSFGEGGGALVRIATALAALTSTPIRIYNIRANRPKKGLSYQHLTAVKALAKLSKARIEGAEVGSMEIKFTPQRIKGGNFYFDVKTAGSIGLVLQALMIPAAFAEDKTTFKIRGGTDVKWSPPIDYIKNVTLPLLEKMGYKGKIKLLKRGYYPKGGGTIEAMIQPIKRLKPIKLTKAKIDSIKGISHAGKLPLHVAERQARAAQEKLQEKGLEADIRIEHSNDTLSPGSGIILWAEGNTRIGASSLGEKGKPAETVGKEAAEGLIKFLENGAPLDKYMGDQIIPYMSIAGESIIRTVEFSMHAYTNIHVTEKITGKKFKIMGELGKPAAIECP